In Leptolyngbya sp. O-77, the genomic window CAATCAATAGGTTCTGCTCTCGAAAAACTTGCAATCGGCGTTGTAGATTATCCACTTGGGCTTGCAGGATTGGGATTTGCTCGTCGATGAACTTAATAGCTTGACCAATTCTGGTCTGGCGCTCTTGCAAAGCGTACTTCAAGTACACTCCTGAAAGCTGCTCCAAGTCTGTTAGCGCATCCTCAGGTGTCTCGGCTTGATAGGTGACACGAATAATTTTGGTACCACCGTCTTCTGCGCTATTCTCCACCACAAGCCGTTCAACTGCTAAATTCTGCTCAACAACCTGCTGAGCAATTTCAGCAGGCATGTCTGGATATCGAGCCAATAGCCGATCAACCAAGGTCTGGGTTAGGCGAGGGCTGAGAAGAACCTGAATTTGAGTGTCGTAGTCCAAGCCGGACTGCTGGGCGTTGCCTCCAGAAGCAGCGTTTTGAGCAGAAGCGGCCTGTCTCGTGGCCTGCGCCTCAGCAGTAACTGGCTCTACAAGTAAGTCAAAACTTGCTGAATAGACTGGATTGGTTTTTTCAGCAATCCAGACGATTGGAATGGTTGCAAGAGCGGTTGTGGCGATCGCCACGCCAGCGATAATCGGCGCTCGGCGCTTTAGTGTTGCAAAGAGCCAGCCTAAGCTCCAGGACTCATCCTCAGCTTTGGAGTCAGTTGCCAGGGCTTCGTACTCAATTACTTGCGGCAAGGCAAGATTCTGACTGGCTGCATAGGGTTCTTGAGAATTCGGTTGAGGAGATCGAGGATTTCGCGGAGTCTGCATGGCTTGCTAGGGTAGTTAGTAGATAAAAAGCGATTCGGGGGCACTAATACTCTGAAGGGAATGAACGCTATTTTGCGGCTTACTCGGTGAGGATTTTGCAAAATTGACAGAACAGCAGGCCACGGCTCGTTTATTCAAGCCGAAATCGAGCCAGGAAGCCCACTACAGCCCAAATAGCCGCAACAGGTTGACGATTGGAAAGACCGAGCCAAGCGGAGCTACCAAAGATTCAAAGCTATCTGAAAAAGTAGTCAAATCCGAGCGACCCACGACAATTACGTCGTTTCCGCGCAGAGCTGGGTTGTTAGCGGCGCTGAGGCTAGCAGAGAAGTCAATAGGGATGGTTTGCTCCGTCACTGTGCCATCTGGATTGAGGCGCAGCAGCTTTACCGAACTGCGGCGGGCTCGCCGATTGTTAAACCCCCCTGCTGCGAGGATGGCTTGATTGAGCGGGGTATTGGGACGAAGCTGCACCAAGCCTGGATTATTGACTTCGCCTACCACATAAACTGGGATAGAATCAGGTGAAAAAGTTGCCGTAGCTAGCTCAGTTACCTCTGCTGGGTTCAGGTCAGTTGCAGTGGGAATCAGAACCGTATCGCCGTTCTGTAAGACGGTGTCCTGATTAACGTCCCCTTCTTGCAGCAGTGCCCACAGATCCACATCAAGCGTTTGAACCGTTCCGCTAGCTGTTTGTCGGCGCACCTGAATTTGTCGGACATTGGCAACCTCCGTGATGCCTCCAGCCGCCTGAATAGCACGGGTGACAGTAGGCACAAAGTCTTGGCGTTCATTTGCGTCACTATTGCTGCTTGAAGACGCGAGAGTATGGCTACCCGGCCGCTTCACTTCCCCCACCACCACCACGTCGATGGGACGATTTGCCGAAGCGTAGAGATTAGCGCTGGCGAGCTGGCGAGCTTCCGCCAAATTCAGGGTTCGAGCCGCTGGAATGAGGATACTGTCCCCATCGCGCAGGGTGATGTCCTGCTGTAAGTCTCCCCGTTGCAGTAGGTTCCACAGGTTTACCGTAATTAGTTGCGAGGTGCTCTGATTGGGACCTATTCGGCGAGTTCGGCGAATCTGGATTTGACGCACATTGGCGGCTGATTTGACCCCGCCCGCATCTCTAATCGCGCTGGTCAAGGTTGGTAGCCTTACGGCAGACAGGTCAGCGCCACCGCTGCCCGACGCAAGACTTACCACATAGGAACCGGGTCGGGCGACCTCACCGGAAACGCTGAAGCGGAGAGGGCGGGGAGCGAGGAGGCTAACAGTGACGATGGGGCGGCGATAAAACGGGGCATAGCGCTGGGAAATGGCTGCTGCTGCCTGCTGGAGGGTCAGTCCTTCAACGAATACGGTACCAGCTAGGGGCAGATTGAGGGTGCCGTCTACTAAAACTTGCTGGGGACCGCTGTAGGTCTCTACTCTGAAGAGATTGATTTGAATGCGATCGCCCGGCCCCAGCGTATAGGCATCCTCCGCAAAAACAGCCTCTCCGATTGGCGTTGTTCCCATGAATTGGGCCTGGGCGTAGGCGGGCAAGACACTGCTCGCAATAGGTAATAGGCCTAGGATCGGCACAACAGCAGATGCAATGTAGCGTTTCAGCATAGGCACAGCGACAAAGCCTCTATAGATAAGGAGCAAAACGCCTTAACTCAGTAAAAGGCGAAACACTCTTCTGAGGTTTTCTAAACTTTGTCTTAAGAAACCGGAGAAACCTGATGAATTCACGGAATCTACACAAAGCCAGGCAATAAACTATTCCAGATCAGCCCCGAAATATGCCTCACGTGTGCTTCAATTCCCTGGCTAGGTGTCTGTGCAGTTAAGAAGCAGGGAGAGTAAGCTTGAGGTTTCCGCTTTTATCTCGATAGGCATCTTCCTGTAAACCTACTTGTTCCCAAAATTTCTCTGGAACCTGCGTTCTTCGCAGCAACTCTCTGGGAATAGCGGAGACAATCGCCCTAGGGTCATCGCTATCTATCTCGATTGAAATCTGTGGGTTGTTTTGCTGCTTAAAGTCATTGTTTTCGTCCACCAAGGACTGCTGCGAAGGAATTAATCGGAAATCAATGTTTTCGGTATTCACGGCGAGATTATGAACTGCTTGATTGTCAAGGGGCGATCGCATATCCCGATTTTCGCGCAGCTTTTTCGCCAACTCAGGATACTTGGTCGCTAGCGGCGGTTGCAGCGGATTATGCTCCATCGTCTTCCGATACAGCTCATCGTTGCAATCAGGCGTCTGGTAATTTTCTAGGGTGCAATAGGTATTGATTAACCCCCGCGTGTCAATCCTTAAGGCTGCCCGCGTAGCTTTGATCAAAATATTGCCAATGATTTTTTGATCGTGGCCACCCCCGACCCAAACGCCCACCGTACCCCCATGGATGACGTTCCCCACGACGGTCGTGCCCGCATCTCGATCATCAAAATAAATACCAATGTCGCCAAACTCGTCCTGGGTAAAGGGGCCGTAGACAATTCCAGTATCGGCATCTTCGGCAGCCTGAACAGGATTGAAATACCGTCCTATATGGTGAATGTAGTTGTTCCGAATTGCATGGCCTCGGTTGACCCAACTGCGACCGCGATAGAATGCGCCTGCATCTTCTGTCTCGATTACAACATGGTGAATCTCATTCCAAGCCATTTGATGATCGCTGCCCCCAAAGGCAACTGCCATGTGGGGGTGGTTGTAGATGAGATTATGAATCAGTTGTCCCCCGCTAGCCTCCAAATCCACAGCGGGGCGGTAGTAGCGCTCCCAGCGGTTCACATCGTGGATGCGGTTATTCTGAGCTAGGTTGTGGGAGGGCTGATAAAGCTTACCTTTCTCTCGATTACCGTCCAGCATAATCCCGCCTGCGGCAGTGTGGTAGATGTCATTGGAAAGCAGGGTGATATTCTCGCCGGTCGTAACTACGCCCTTGCCCCCTGCATTACGAACTACACAGCCCCTTAGGCTCAGATGGTGGCCTTCCAGCCGTAC contains:
- a CDS encoding SLBB domain-containing protein, which translates into the protein MPAYAQAQFMGTTPIGEAVFAEDAYTLGPGDRIQINLFRVETYSGPQQVLVDGTLNLPLAGTVFVEGLTLQQAAAAISQRYAPFYRRPIVTVSLLAPRPLRFSVSGEVARPGSYVVSLASGSGGADLSAVRLPTLTSAIRDAGGVKSAANVRQIQIRRTRRIGPNQSTSQLITVNLWNLLQRGDLQQDITLRDGDSILIPAARTLNLAEARQLASANLYASANRPIDVVVVGEVKRPGSHTLASSSSNSDANERQDFVPTVTRAIQAAGGITEVANVRQIQVRRQTASGTVQTLDVDLWALLQEGDVNQDTVLQNGDTVLIPTATDLNPAEVTELATATFSPDSIPVYVVGEVNNPGLVQLRPNTPLNQAILAAGGFNNRRARRSSVKLLRLNPDGTVTEQTIPIDFSASLSAANNPALRGNDVIVVGRSDLTTFSDSFESLVAPLGSVFPIVNLLRLFGL
- a CDS encoding right-handed parallel beta-helix repeat-containing protein, whose translation is MCLRGGTYFLSQPLRLTGNESGTAERPVLISSAPGETARLVAGQPIPASAWTAIANPAERARLPEAARDRVLQADLKSLGITDYGQIQRRGTYTEPDTSQLHLELFQDGEALTLARYPNRHPREGWIQVQGFPEGLKGKKFQIKGDRLERWNVDDAWVYGSWSNTWSDDTIKVASIDANEKTITLTEAPLPFGFSEDEGEPFGRFFVFNLLEELDQPGEWYLNRATGILYVYPKPSPQPPEFIISMLENAVVFEPGAHHISLQNVVIEASRGTAVRLEGHHLSLRGCVVRNAGGKGVVTTGENITLLSNDIYHTAAGGIMLDGNREKGKLYQPSHNLAQNNRIHDVNRWERYYRPAVDLEASGGQLIHNLIYNHPHMAVAFGGSDHQMAWNEIHHVVIETEDAGAFYRGRSWVNRGHAIRNNYIHHIGRYFNPVQAAEDADTGIVYGPFTQDEFGDIGIYFDDRDAGTTVVGNVIHGGTVGVWVGGGHDQKIIGNILIKATRAALRIDTRGLINTYCTLENYQTPDCNDELYRKTMEHNPLQPPLATKYPELAKKLRENRDMRSPLDNQAVHNLAVNTENIDFRLIPSQQSLVDENNDFKQQNNPQISIEIDSDDPRAIVSAIPRELLRRTQVPEKFWEQVGLQEDAYRDKSGNLKLTLPAS